A region from the Candidatus Zixiibacteriota bacterium genome encodes:
- a CDS encoding class I SAM-dependent methyltransferase, which produces MNYSKLAPYYDLLGWADFTFHILPHIRSFFRAIGSPPERYLDIACGTGVLASILADENIRITGIDINPEMIREAKKREYSIRPNFRVADMCKFDLRSQFPVTGCFYDAINHLASEEDVRKAFRCAFLHTEPGGYYIFDINTPLGLERWSPYCSQQRNRFIVTQDGTYDKSTGTRDIKIEAFVKDSNDEVRYVNEMIREKAYPLSFIQHALAEAGFRKFAFEPFRNEGTVRDAERLFTVCRR; this is translated from the coding sequence ATGAATTATTCCAAGTTAGCGCCCTATTACGATCTTCTCGGCTGGGCCGATTTCACGTTTCACATATTACCACATATACGAAGCTTCTTCCGCGCAATTGGGTCGCCTCCTGAGAGATACCTCGATATCGCATGCGGCACCGGCGTGCTTGCGTCAATACTCGCTGACGAGAACATCCGAATTACCGGGATAGACATCAACCCCGAAATGATTCGAGAAGCAAAGAAGAGAGAGTACAGCATCAGGCCCAATTTCAGGGTTGCGGACATGTGCAAGTTTGATCTCCGTAGTCAATTCCCCGTGACTGGCTGCTTCTACGATGCGATCAACCATCTTGCGTCAGAGGAGGACGTGCGGAAAGCATTTAGATGTGCTTTTCTGCACACGGAACCGGGTGGCTACTACATCTTCGACATCAATACTCCTCTGGGCCTCGAACGGTGGTCGCCCTACTGTTCGCAGCAAAGAAACCGCTTCATAGTCACCCAGGATGGCACCTACGACAAGAGTACCGGTACGCGCGATATCAAGATCGAAGCATTCGTCAAGGATTCGAATGACGAGGTCCGCTATGTTAACGAAATGATTCGTGAGAAAGCCTATCCACTCTCATTTATACAGCATGCTCTGGCAGAAGCTGGTTTCAGGAAGTTCGCTTTCGAACCGTTTCGAAATGAGGGGACTGTAAGAGACGCCGAGCGGCTGTTTACCGTCTGCCGTAGATAG
- the deoC gene encoding deoxyribose-phosphate aldolase: protein MTVNEKIDIASYIDQSLLKGDATPAHIDELCSVSIRYRFRTVFVNPVHVKRASTNLSGSQIGIGSVVGFPLGASTVRVKVYEAETVENDGASEIDMVMNVGAAKAGEFRLIEREIHAVKSALGSSTLLKVILECSLLDNAEKIGCAQIAADSGADFVKTSTGTVGSATTQDVELLFKTVGGQIGVKASGGIRDLRSALAMIEAGASRIGTSSGVPIIDEYHDSPSR from the coding sequence TTGACTGTGAACGAGAAAATAGACATCGCATCATACATAGACCAGTCACTGCTCAAAGGTGACGCAACCCCAGCGCACATAGATGAACTCTGCAGTGTCTCGATTCGATATCGATTCAGGACTGTCTTTGTAAATCCTGTGCATGTGAAGCGTGCCTCAACGAATCTCAGCGGATCACAGATAGGCATCGGAAGCGTTGTAGGTTTTCCCCTCGGAGCCTCAACAGTACGGGTGAAAGTCTATGAGGCGGAGACAGTCGAGAATGATGGAGCTTCCGAAATTGACATGGTTATGAACGTCGGGGCGGCGAAGGCGGGAGAATTTCGACTCATAGAGAGAGAAATCCATGCAGTCAAGAGCGCCCTGGGGAGCAGCACTTTGCTGAAGGTGATCCTCGAATGTTCCCTGCTGGACAATGCGGAGAAGATTGGCTGCGCGCAAATTGCAGCTGACTCCGGCGCAGATTTCGTCAAAACCTCGACTGGCACTGTCGGTAGTGCAACCACCCAGGATGTTGAATTGCTATTTAAGACTGTAGGCGGGCAGATTGGCGTCAAAGCGTCGGGTGGAATCCGCGACCTGCGGTCCGCGCTGGCAATGATTGAAGCAGGAGCATCACGTATAGGAACGTCTTCAGGAGTTCCAATCATTGATGAATATCACGATTCCCCCAGTCGATAA
- a CDS encoding endonuclease Q family protein: MAEKNGQGQGRDFVGIHFTCCNVYIRVYKSKQGDRYVGFCPKCGKKVKLVVGSDGVNDRFFTAR, encoded by the coding sequence ATGGCAGAGAAGAACGGACAAGGACAGGGACGTGATTTTGTAGGAATCCATTTCACTTGCTGCAACGTTTATATCCGAGTATATAAGTCGAAGCAGGGTGACAGGTACGTCGGCTTCTGTCCCAAGTGCGGCAAGAAAGTGAAACTCGTCGTCGGCTCCGACGGTGTAAACGACAGGTTCTTTACAGCCAGATGA
- a CDS encoding archemetzincin, translating to MKRHRSKIVVVPLGEVDFFQINKLTSSLSALFSLPSDILQGMKIPKEAYNVIRNQYFSTVILQKLELLKASQREVILGLLEDDLYSASTPFIVGDSDRIGSCAVVSYFRIRQEFYGLPEDERLVFKRILKESSKHLGRILGLTLCRNPRCVMYYSDNMFDIDQKSEKLCDICQRTYYKIR from the coding sequence ATGAAAAGACATCGTTCGAAAATAGTTGTCGTACCACTGGGAGAGGTCGATTTCTTCCAAATTAACAAGCTGACCAGCAGCCTGTCTGCACTCTTCTCACTTCCATCCGATATTCTTCAGGGAATGAAAATCCCTAAGGAAGCTTATAATGTCATCAGAAACCAGTATTTCTCTACGGTCATCCTTCAGAAGCTGGAGCTCCTCAAGGCAAGCCAGCGCGAAGTCATCCTGGGGCTTCTCGAAGATGATCTATACAGTGCAAGCACGCCGTTTATTGTCGGTGACAGCGACCGGATCGGAAGTTGCGCAGTAGTCTCGTATTTTCGAATCAGACAGGAGTTCTATGGTCTTCCAGAGGATGAGAGGCTGGTTTTCAAACGGATTCTGAAGGAATCTTCGAAGCATTTGGGTCGCATACTCGGGCTCACGCTCTGCCGCAATCCCCGCTGCGTGATGTACTACTCTGACAACATGTTTGACATCGATCAGAAGAGCGAGAAACTCTGCGACATCTGCCAGCGAACATATTACAAAATACGTTAA
- a CDS encoding T9SS type A sorting domain-containing protein, translated as MKRFSIIAILICVLVVPAAVNAADMGKRDVFRFGDAKWISDNEITVPVSVVHDENLVAMDIPLEWSKGVTLTKVEFADTRVDYFDAKIANIDEKNSRVLIGLISMVYGPKDALEPGDGVIAQLTFRVDDATLEEFEINSFESSNPGHKLSLVYNNYSGGKPVVDNVGPEVEGNTISLTKNPTGSSVTIPTVYALAQNYPNPFNPSTTVAYSIKTAGEVELSVYNILGQQVRQLVNEYQDAGKYSAYWDGRDNSGGDVASGVYFYRIKSGDFSDIKKMVLMK; from the coding sequence ATGAAACGCTTCAGCATAATCGCCATCTTGATTTGCGTTCTGGTGGTGCCGGCAGCTGTTAATGCGGCTGATATGGGCAAGCGGGATGTATTCAGATTTGGAGACGCAAAGTGGATTTCAGATAATGAAATCACAGTCCCAGTATCTGTCGTCCATGACGAGAATCTGGTAGCAATGGATATTCCGTTGGAATGGTCGAAGGGTGTCACGCTCACGAAAGTTGAGTTCGCCGATACCCGCGTTGATTATTTCGATGCGAAGATTGCAAACATCGACGAAAAGAACAGCAGAGTACTCATTGGACTGATTTCCATGGTCTACGGTCCCAAGGATGCGCTCGAGCCCGGTGACGGCGTGATTGCGCAGTTGACTTTCAGAGTTGACGATGCTACTCTTGAAGAGTTCGAGATCAACTCTTTTGAGTCCAGCAATCCCGGACACAAGCTCTCTTTGGTGTACAACAACTACAGCGGCGGCAAGCCCGTAGTGGACAATGTCGGCCCTGAAGTCGAAGGTAACACGATTTCTCTGACCAAGAACCCGACTGGCAGCTCGGTCACGATTCCGACTGTCTATGCTCTTGCTCAGAACTATCCGAACCCATTCAACCCGTCGACAACCGTCGCTTATTCAATTAAAACTGCGGGTGAAGTTGAGCTGAGTGTATACAATATTCTTGGCCAGCAGGTTCGTCAGCTTGTGAACGAATACCAGGATGCCGGTAAATACTCGGCTTACTGGGACGGTCGCGACAATTCCGGCGGTGATGTTGCCAGTGGTGTGTACTTCTATCGCATCAAATCAGGCGACTTCAGCGATATCAAGAAAATGGTCTTGATGAAGTAA
- a CDS encoding DUF59 domain-containing protein: protein MSDADCRSVREALKGCYDPEIPVSVVELGLIYDIRIKGREVEIDMTLTAPGCPMATPISQDVQKRVEDLEDVDSVKVDVVWEPRWTMECMSREARKKLGFLKSE, encoded by the coding sequence GTGTCGGATGCCGACTGTCGATCGGTACGCGAAGCTTTGAAGGGCTGTTACGATCCCGAGATTCCTGTCAGTGTTGTAGAACTCGGATTGATCTACGACATCAGGATCAAGGGGAGGGAAGTGGAGATTGACATGACTCTGACAGCACCGGGATGCCCAATGGCGACGCCCATTAGTCAGGATGTGCAAAAGAGGGTGGAGGACTTGGAAGATGTTGATTCTGTAAAAGTTGATGTTGTTTGGGAACCCAGGTGGACAATGGAGTGTATGAGTAGGGAAGCCAGGAAAAAGCTCGGATTCCTGAAAAGTGAATGA
- a CDS encoding oligopeptide transporter, OPT family: MAKEQVQTEGDLYQPFVPASKTVPEITVSSVVLGIIISIVFGMANAYLGLKLGMTISASIPAAVISMAVLRAILKRGSVLENNMVQTIGSAGESLVAGVIFTIPAFLIWSETIPGFDDVFQLTGADIVAMSLLGGSLGIFMMIPLRKYLVHREHNKLRFPEGTACAEIILAGDEGGSKAVTVFSGIGIGALYKIVMSGCRGWLESPGFDFRSKPLDGATLGIDATPALLGVGYIIGPRIAALMLSGAVLGYIGLAPAIKFLGAYFQADYVPMAVSEMSSGDLRNYFIKYFGVGAVALGGFVSLIKAAPVIFHSFAVGFRQLTKRGAGANEKPIRTDEDMPMWQVLLGTLLVVIAIWIMPGLDLHLLSIALVVLFGFFFVVVAARIVGIVGSSSSPVSGMTIATLLVTCLILISFGVSGMTGMVTAMTIGAIVCIAVCMSGDIAQDLKTGWLLGATPKKQQWMEFVGLAASAVTMGGVVFLLANAYGFVQSPEHPSPLLAPQANVMATVVQGIMGGQLPWEFIVGGCMIAAAVELLGISSLPFAIGLYLPLSLSTPIMAGGLIALLVKKTSPKDIFKRREQKGILFGSGLVAGDALVGVLIAFAFAGADYVSILDKYKSFSEHYESTSILGLVPGSVVALCAFAALILTFWLFTKVRKDRS; this comes from the coding sequence GTGGCAAAAGAGCAAGTACAGACCGAAGGTGATCTGTATCAACCATTTGTGCCTGCATCAAAGACGGTTCCGGAGATAACGGTCAGTTCGGTCGTCCTCGGCATAATAATATCGATCGTATTCGGGATGGCGAACGCATATCTGGGCCTGAAACTCGGTATGACTATCTCCGCGTCCATTCCGGCAGCAGTCATTTCGATGGCAGTGCTGCGAGCAATTCTCAAGCGCGGCAGTGTTCTTGAAAACAATATGGTCCAGACAATCGGATCGGCCGGAGAATCGCTCGTAGCTGGAGTGATATTCACCATTCCGGCATTTTTAATATGGTCCGAGACGATTCCCGGATTTGACGACGTATTTCAGTTGACTGGTGCTGACATCGTAGCAATGTCCCTGCTCGGCGGTTCCCTTGGTATCTTCATGATGATCCCGTTGCGCAAGTATCTTGTTCACCGGGAGCACAATAAGCTGAGATTCCCCGAAGGTACCGCCTGTGCCGAAATCATTTTGGCTGGTGACGAGGGCGGATCTAAAGCAGTGACGGTCTTTTCTGGGATCGGGATCGGTGCATTGTACAAGATCGTAATGTCGGGATGCAGGGGTTGGCTCGAATCGCCCGGTTTTGACTTCAGATCAAAGCCCCTGGATGGCGCGACACTGGGCATCGACGCCACACCTGCCCTTCTCGGTGTGGGATATATCATAGGCCCTCGTATCGCAGCTCTGATGCTCTCCGGCGCGGTGCTCGGCTACATCGGACTCGCTCCGGCGATCAAGTTCCTTGGCGCATATTTCCAGGCCGATTATGTCCCAATGGCGGTTTCAGAGATGAGCTCCGGAGACCTTAGGAACTATTTCATAAAATATTTCGGTGTAGGCGCCGTCGCACTCGGTGGATTTGTCAGCTTGATAAAAGCCGCACCCGTGATCTTTCATTCATTCGCAGTCGGCTTCAGACAACTCACCAAGCGGGGTGCGGGAGCCAACGAGAAACCGATCCGCACAGACGAAGATATGCCGATGTGGCAGGTGCTGCTCGGTACTCTCCTTGTGGTAATTGCTATCTGGATCATGCCGGGACTCGACCTGCACCTTCTCAGCATAGCGCTCGTGGTACTGTTCGGGTTCTTCTTCGTGGTGGTTGCCGCGCGAATTGTCGGTATTGTCGGGTCTTCATCTTCTCCTGTCTCCGGAATGACAATCGCCACACTTCTCGTCACCTGTCTGATCCTGATTTCATTCGGTGTAAGCGGGATGACCGGCATGGTAACAGCCATGACTATCGGCGCTATCGTCTGTATCGCTGTCTGCATGTCGGGTGATATTGCGCAGGACCTCAAAACCGGCTGGCTTCTCGGTGCGACTCCGAAAAAGCAGCAGTGGATGGAATTTGTCGGCCTTGCGGCATCAGCGGTTACAATGGGTGGAGTGGTCTTCCTTCTTGCGAATGCATACGGCTTCGTACAGTCGCCGGAGCATCCGTCACCACTGTTGGCTCCGCAGGCAAATGTTATGGCTACTGTAGTGCAGGGCATAATGGGGGGACAGCTTCCATGGGAGTTTATCGTCGGCGGGTGCATGATCGCGGCGGCAGTGGAACTTCTCGGAATAAGCAGTCTGCCATTCGCGATCGGACTGTATCTTCCTCTCTCACTCTCGACGCCGATCATGGCTGGCGGACTAATCGCACTTCTGGTGAAGAAAACCTCACCGAAAGATATCTTCAAGCGCAGAGAGCAGAAAGGCATCCTTTTCGGTTCTGGACTTGTCGCGGGCGACGCGCTTGTCGGAGTGCTGATAGCTTTCGCATTTGCAGGAGCGGACTATGTCAGCATTCTGGACAAATACAAGTCATTCTCGGAACATTATGAATCAACTTCGATCCTCGGACTGGTGCCCGGAAGTGTCGTGGCACTGTGCGCCTTTGCAGCCCTAATCCTGACATTCTGGCTGTTTACTAAGGTGAGGAAAGATCGAAGCTGA
- a CDS encoding glycosyltransferase family 39 protein, whose product MVRKSSTGKRDQLHITPKLVYCCNMISKEKNASESRLVWPAAVFIAALVVRLIVLLEFLANDPSFYLPQLDSDWYHLWALRIAGGELLPTTVFIGAPLYATVLGLFYAVSGGSLLFAKIISIIIASFSCVLLYKIAERIFGQSIARIAGIMLALYGTVLFYDTQILPPVLTVFLILCAIHLLLKFEERKQLIYLCLSGLAFGLSLITEPMTAAAIPFILLWLLRYAKIRKGVSYRVTRGGLFIVILLMPVILTSYHNYQVAKQVIPVSNDCGLKFYLGNNPVADGLARRMPEIPAENQMPWHDLVFVTDSIAKFETGEQLSPGEISSYWKSKAVSWISSDVGGFFALTAKKSYYFLAGYESSDGTGIYDYRSYSMLLSALAFDFGMKIPFGLIMPLAIVGVIVTRKRWKELLPLHAMIWPFAAIAIFFTVNASVRLPVVPFVIMLAAAAVHTIWSLSKARKLKTIAVPCLVGIVLLIILNLNLFSLGKTNPFQYHFSRAIGLESSADTEGAIAEYREALKYYPSDARCHTRLGHLFFSIGKIDEAETHFISALQSDPYSPSANSSLGKVYLRKGNPEIARIYINDAFVKGRELPEVLVTWAELMEGIGEADSAEMFYKQALDKSTSISFHANLLGNYYVKTDQIDSAYKYFGIAVRNNEDYVTARVNLANVKLALGDTTAAVNDYTSILETNPDLIQVCFNLAAVHFMQRRPHEARRYVERCLTINPTYQPALQLLQMLDGK is encoded by the coding sequence ATGGTTCGGAAGTCCAGCACGGGTAAGCGTGATCAGTTGCACATCACTCCAAAACTTGTATATTGCTGCAACATGATATCGAAAGAGAAAAATGCGTCAGAGAGTAGGCTTGTCTGGCCAGCAGCAGTTTTCATAGCGGCTCTCGTCGTGCGGCTGATCGTACTGCTGGAGTTTCTGGCGAATGACCCGTCCTTCTACTTGCCACAATTAGATTCAGACTGGTATCATCTCTGGGCCCTGAGGATCGCCGGTGGTGAACTGCTGCCGACTACGGTCTTCATCGGTGCTCCTCTCTATGCGACAGTACTCGGCCTGTTCTATGCCGTTTCTGGCGGAAGCCTACTCTTTGCGAAGATCATCTCTATAATTATCGCTTCGTTTTCCTGCGTACTGCTATATAAGATCGCAGAGCGAATCTTCGGACAATCAATCGCGAGGATCGCCGGGATTATGCTCGCACTCTATGGAACCGTTCTATTCTACGACACACAGATATTGCCGCCGGTGCTTACAGTATTCCTGATTCTTTGTGCGATCCATCTACTTCTCAAATTCGAAGAGCGCAAGCAACTCATCTATTTGTGTCTTTCGGGACTGGCATTCGGGTTGTCTCTAATAACTGAACCGATGACCGCTGCGGCGATCCCATTCATCCTGCTGTGGCTTCTGCGCTATGCAAAAATACGCAAGGGTGTCTCGTATCGCGTCACGAGAGGCGGGCTATTCATAGTGATTTTGTTAATGCCTGTAATCCTGACATCTTATCACAACTATCAGGTAGCAAAGCAAGTCATCCCCGTATCCAACGATTGCGGGCTGAAGTTCTATCTGGGCAATAATCCAGTAGCCGATGGACTCGCGCGGCGAATGCCTGAGATTCCTGCCGAGAATCAGATGCCGTGGCACGACCTCGTCTTCGTGACCGATTCGATTGCGAAATTTGAGACAGGTGAGCAACTCAGCCCCGGCGAGATTTCTTCATACTGGAAATCTAAAGCCGTTTCATGGATCAGCTCCGATGTCGGCGGATTTTTTGCGCTGACAGCGAAGAAATCCTATTACTTCTTGGCTGGATATGAGAGCTCCGACGGGACCGGGATCTACGATTACCGATCATATTCGATGCTGTTGTCGGCGCTGGCATTCGATTTCGGGATGAAGATTCCTTTCGGCTTGATAATGCCACTCGCGATTGTCGGAGTGATTGTCACCCGTAAGAGATGGAAAGAGCTGCTGCCGCTGCATGCAATGATCTGGCCATTCGCGGCGATAGCCATCTTCTTCACAGTCAATGCTTCTGTCAGGCTTCCAGTGGTGCCGTTCGTGATAATGCTCGCTGCAGCAGCGGTGCATACTATATGGTCGCTATCCAAAGCGCGGAAGTTGAAGACAATTGCTGTACCCTGCTTAGTCGGCATCGTGCTGCTGATAATACTGAATCTGAATCTCTTCTCGCTGGGCAAGACCAATCCATTCCAGTACCATTTCTCACGGGCGATCGGATTGGAGAGCAGCGCAGACACCGAAGGGGCGATAGCAGAGTATCGTGAAGCCCTGAAATATTATCCCAGTGATGCTCGCTGCCATACGAGACTTGGGCATCTCTTCTTCTCCATTGGCAAAATTGATGAAGCCGAGACTCACTTCATCAGCGCCCTGCAGTCCGACCCCTATTCTCCGTCAGCGAACAGCAGCCTCGGCAAAGTCTATCTCCGCAAAGGCAACCCTGAGATAGCAAGGATCTACATCAACGATGCATTCGTAAAGGGGCGCGAACTGCCGGAAGTTCTCGTCACATGGGCTGAATTGATGGAGGGAATCGGAGAAGCCGATTCTGCAGAGATGTTCTACAAGCAGGCGCTCGACAAATCGACCTCGATATCATTTCATGCGAATCTTCTCGGCAATTACTATGTGAAGACGGATCAGATCGATTCGGCGTACAAGTACTTTGGCATCGCAGTCAGGAACAACGAGGATTATGTGACCGCAAGGGTGAACCTCGCGAACGTGAAGCTGGCTCTTGGTGACACGACCGCGGCGGTCAATGACTACACATCCATTCTCGAAACGAACCCCGACCTGATTCAGGTCTGCTTCAATCTCGCGGCGGTGCACTTCATGCAGCGTCGTCCACATGAGGCGCGCAGATACGTCGAGCGCTGCCTCACCATCAATCCGACATATCAACCGGCATTGCAGCTATTGCAGATGCTGGATGGGAAGTAG